One window of the Pyrus communis chromosome 17, drPyrComm1.1, whole genome shotgun sequence genome contains the following:
- the LOC137722831 gene encoding calmodulin-binding protein 25-like: MASSENVASMMEPWAFRPNTFADSWISDAFSRDTKTLTMALQKSLSGNNPEPLESSSADFFMPFLNTIVQTPETTPTPTVSGLSGSDDLDSAAAPLKRQQRNAIAVANGSGKVSKRKSRASKRSLTTFITADPSNFRQMVQQVTGVRFGNGQVTMPSVVKPEPQRPGSLLAGGVGLCMPTLDTSAYLLDQPNQEPQLAGPISTRIATGPGPNTTLTGSGPVSFGATGGVDVAPGGGVASGGLGFDSFSCFPTLESGWKVM; the protein is encoded by the coding sequence ATGGCGTCGTCAGAGAACGTGGCGAGCATGATGGAGCCGTGGGCTTTCAGGCCCAACACCTTCGCCGACTCCTGGATCTCTGACGCCTTTTCCCGCGACACCAAAACCCTCACCATGGCGCTCCAGAAGTCCCTCTCCGGAAACAACCCGGAGCCGCTTGAATCTTCCTCCGCCGATTTTTTCATGCCTTTTCTCAACACCATCGTTCAAACACCCGAAACGACCCCCACCCCCACCGTTTCGGGACTCTCCGGCTCGGACGATTTGGATTCGGCTGCCGCTCCGCTTAAACGCCAGCAGAGAAACGCGATTGCGGTGGCGAATGGTAGCGGTAAGGTTTCGAAGCGCAAGTCTCGCGCGTCGAAACGGTCCCTGACGACTTTCATCACGGCGGACCCGAGCAACTTCCGACAGATGGTGCAACAGGTGACCGGCGTAAGATTCGGTAACGGACAAGTCACTATGCCGTCGGTTGTGAAGCCGGAGCCACAGAGACCCGGTAGCCTGTTGGCCGGTGGTGTCGGCCTCTGCATGCCGACCCTCGATACGTCTGCGTATCTTTTGGATCAGCCCAATCAAGAGCCGCAGTTGGCGGGCCCCATTTCGACTAGGATAGCTACTGGGCCTGGGCCCAACACGACGTTGACCGGGTCCGGCCCAGTGTCATTCGGGGCGACGGGTGGCGTCGACGTCGCTCCTGGCGGTGGCGTTGCGTCAGGGGGATTAGGTTTTGACTCGTTCTCGTGCTTTCCCACTTTGGAGTCGGGCTGGAAGGTCATGTGA